From one Paeniglutamicibacter psychrophenolicus genomic stretch:
- a CDS encoding MFS transporter, with the protein MSTSKLTDVPKATTSGLKKVVAASMVGTVVEWYEFFLYATAASLVFGKFFFPNADSELDGIIAAFLTYAVGFIARPLGGIVFGQIGDRLGRKHTLQVTIIMVGVATFLMGCLPGFNSIGYWAPALLVILRFVQGFAVGGEWGGAVLLVAEHSPNESRGFWSSWPQAAVPVGNLLATLVLLGMSWILPVDQFLSWGWRVAFWVSAFIVIIGYYIRTHVSEAPIFLEARAQAEADKAASYGVLEVVRKYPKGIFGAMGLRFAENILYYVIVSFTIVYLKTVHAYDTSQLLLALLVAHVIHFIVIPQVGRLSDAFGRKPVYLAGAVLGASWAFFAFPMFDTRNPIIIIAAVTIGLCFHALMYAGQPAIMAEMFPTRMRYSGVSLGYQVTSIIAGSMAPIIATALLQDFGSWLPVAIYVAGACAITAVAVITLKETRGASLQDIDDADARKHGLNTARVGN; encoded by the coding sequence ATGAGCACCAGCAAGCTGACAGACGTCCCGAAGGCAACAACGTCCGGGTTGAAAAAGGTCGTGGCCGCCTCGATGGTCGGCACGGTGGTGGAGTGGTACGAATTCTTCCTCTACGCCACCGCCGCCTCGCTGGTCTTCGGCAAGTTCTTCTTCCCCAACGCCGACAGCGAGCTGGACGGCATCATCGCCGCGTTCCTGACCTACGCGGTGGGCTTCATCGCCCGGCCGCTGGGCGGCATCGTGTTCGGCCAGATCGGCGACAGGCTCGGGCGCAAGCACACGCTGCAGGTCACCATCATCATGGTCGGTGTCGCCACGTTCCTGATGGGTTGCCTGCCCGGCTTCAACTCGATCGGCTACTGGGCGCCGGCGTTGCTGGTGATCCTGCGCTTCGTCCAGGGCTTCGCCGTGGGCGGCGAGTGGGGCGGGGCCGTGCTGCTGGTGGCCGAACACAGCCCCAACGAATCCCGCGGCTTCTGGTCCAGCTGGCCGCAGGCCGCCGTTCCGGTGGGCAACCTGCTGGCCACCCTGGTGCTGCTGGGCATGAGCTGGATCCTCCCGGTCGACCAGTTCCTGTCCTGGGGCTGGCGCGTGGCCTTCTGGGTTTCCGCGTTCATCGTCATCATCGGCTACTACATCCGCACCCACGTTTCCGAGGCACCGATCTTCCTCGAGGCCCGCGCCCAGGCCGAGGCCGACAAGGCCGCCAGCTACGGCGTGCTCGAGGTCGTGCGGAAGTACCCCAAGGGCATCTTCGGTGCCATGGGCCTGCGCTTTGCCGAGAACATCCTCTACTACGTGATCGTGTCATTCACGATTGTGTACCTCAAGACCGTGCACGCCTACGACACCAGCCAGCTGCTGCTGGCCCTGCTGGTCGCCCACGTCATCCACTTCATCGTGATCCCGCAGGTCGGCCGGCTCTCGGATGCCTTCGGCCGCAAGCCGGTCTACCTGGCCGGCGCGGTGCTCGGGGCCAGCTGGGCGTTCTTCGCCTTCCCGATGTTCGACACCCGGAACCCCATCATCATCATTGCCGCGGTCACCATCGGCCTGTGCTTCCACGCGCTGATGTATGCGGGCCAGCCGGCCATCATGGCCGAAATGTTCCCCACCCGCATGCGCTACTCCGGGGTCTCGCTGGGCTACCAGGTCACCTCGATCATTGCCGGCTCGATGGCGCCGATCATCGCGACAGCGCTGCTGCAGGACTTCGGCTCGTGGCTGCCGGTGGCCATCTACGTGGCGGGAGCCTGTGCCATCACCGCCGTCGCGGTCATCACGCTGAAGGAAACCCGCGGTGCCTCGCTGCAGGACATCGACGACGCCGATGCCCGCAAGCACGGGCTGAACACCGCCAGGGTCGGCAACTGA
- a CDS encoding LysR family transcriptional regulator: MNLKPPGATAPNPDDLLVLLAVARTGRFTTAAETLGLNHTTISRRIAALEKDLGGRTLARTVGGWELTELGRKAVRAAEDVETAVATISEGEAEAGRIAGVVRISATDGFSAFIIAPAVAQLRRKHPNLSVEIVNVTRRALQHRSGLDLEVVVGEPQVHRAEAIRLGYYTLGMYASRRYLDDFGTPAGVKELSAHGLVYFVDSMLQVDDLDAPRRLVPGMPDALSSTNVFVQVEATRAGAGIGFLPCFMADRHPDLVRLLPGDFAERLPYWMVLRPDSLRQPAVAAVAQALRRRMLEVEDALLGNEVLDS; encoded by the coding sequence ATGAACCTGAAGCCTCCGGGCGCCACGGCCCCGAACCCCGATGACCTGCTGGTCCTGCTTGCGGTGGCGCGCACCGGGCGGTTCACGACGGCCGCCGAGACCCTGGGCCTGAACCACACCACCATCTCGCGGCGGATTGCCGCGTTGGAGAAGGACCTCGGCGGCCGGACGCTGGCCCGCACCGTGGGCGGCTGGGAGCTGACGGAGCTGGGCCGGAAGGCCGTGCGGGCGGCCGAGGACGTGGAAACCGCGGTGGCCACCATCAGCGAAGGGGAAGCCGAGGCGGGCCGGATTGCCGGGGTCGTGCGCATCTCCGCCACGGATGGCTTCAGTGCGTTCATCATCGCGCCGGCCGTGGCGCAGCTGCGCCGGAAACACCCGAACCTCAGCGTGGAGATCGTCAACGTCACCCGACGGGCGCTGCAGCACCGCTCCGGGCTGGACCTCGAGGTGGTGGTCGGCGAGCCGCAGGTGCACCGTGCGGAGGCGATCCGGCTGGGCTACTACACGCTGGGCATGTACGCCTCCCGGCGCTACCTGGATGACTTCGGCACGCCGGCCGGCGTCAAGGAACTGAGCGCGCACGGGCTGGTGTACTTCGTCGATTCGATGCTGCAGGTCGACGACCTGGATGCCCCGCGGCGGCTGGTCCCGGGGATGCCCGATGCGCTCAGTTCCACCAACGTCTTTGTCCAGGTCGAGGCCACGCGCGCCGGCGCCGGGATCGGCTTCCTGCCCTGCTTCATGGCCGACCGGCACCCGGATTTGGTGCGGCTGCTGCCCGGGGACTTCGCCGAACGCCTGCCGTACTGGATGGTGCTGCGTCCCGACTCGCTGCGCCAGCCCGCGGTCGCCGCGGTGGCGCAGGCGTTGCGTCGCCGGATGCTTGAAGTCGAAGACGCCCTGCTGGGCAATGAAGTGCTGGATTCCTGA
- a CDS encoding 3-hydroxybutyrate dehydrogenase, giving the protein MTNQESGPMTRQALQPALQSLSGRRALVTGGASGIGLAVVRALAARGAHVVVADRDSAGAEAAAAEVGGSSWVVDLLDPVAITDERLAEALDGVDILVNNAGIQHISPIQDFDPAAFRRIMTLMLEVPFLLIRAALPQMYAQGFGRIINVSSVHGLRASPFKSAYVTAKHGLEGLSKVTALEGGEHGVTSNCVNPGYVRTPLVEKQLADQARVHSIPESEVLARIMLTESAIKRLVEPQEVASLVAWLAGDEASMVTGASHAMDGGWSAR; this is encoded by the coding sequence ATGACCAACCAGGAATCCGGACCGATGACCCGGCAAGCCCTCCAACCGGCTCTTCAGTCCTTGTCCGGCCGGCGGGCGCTGGTCACCGGCGGGGCCAGCGGGATCGGCCTGGCGGTGGTGCGGGCGCTGGCCGCCCGCGGCGCCCACGTCGTCGTCGCCGACAGGGACTCCGCCGGTGCCGAGGCGGCGGCAGCGGAAGTCGGCGGCTCCAGCTGGGTGGTAGACCTGCTCGATCCGGTGGCCATCACCGACGAGCGGCTGGCCGAGGCGCTCGACGGGGTGGACATCCTGGTCAACAATGCCGGGATCCAGCACATCAGCCCGATCCAGGACTTCGATCCGGCCGCGTTCCGCAGGATCATGACCCTGATGCTGGAGGTCCCGTTCCTGCTCATCCGCGCGGCACTGCCGCAGATGTACGCGCAGGGGTTCGGGCGGATCATCAACGTCTCCTCGGTGCACGGGTTGCGTGCCTCCCCGTTCAAGTCCGCCTACGTGACGGCCAAGCACGGGCTCGAGGGGCTGTCCAAGGTCACCGCGCTCGAGGGCGGCGAGCATGGGGTGACCAGCAATTGCGTCAACCCCGGGTACGTCCGGACCCCGCTGGTGGAGAAGCAATTGGCGGACCAGGCGCGGGTCCATTCCATCCCCGAATCCGAGGTGCTGGCCAGGATCATGCTGACCGAAAGCGCCATCAAGCGCCTGGTCGAACCCCAGGAGGTTGCCTCGTTGGTGGCATGGCTGGCCGGCGACGAGGCGTCCATGGTGACCGGCGCCAGCCACGCGATGGACGGCGGCTGGTCGGCCCGATAA
- a CDS encoding IclR family transcriptional regulator yields MCRRPPTRHYCAGPIAVELAERYRDAHPGTGILASHLRLLAEATGELAAFMVVRGTEAVCVEAVESRHTLRASYSVGAAVPLLRGATATALLSRMPPAARGSILEHYNVPAAQRADIESACAQAQADGYAVSTGELDPGIWGVSVPVPDGRGQLAGTLTLMAPSERSGHREEELIELVRGTADALSEGMQ; encoded by the coding sequence TTGTGCAGAAGACCCCCCACCCGGCACTACTGCGCCGGCCCCATCGCCGTGGAGCTTGCCGAGCGCTATCGCGACGCCCACCCCGGAACGGGGATCTTGGCCTCCCACCTGCGCCTGCTCGCCGAAGCAACGGGCGAACTCGCGGCCTTCATGGTGGTTCGCGGAACCGAAGCCGTGTGCGTTGAGGCAGTTGAATCGCGCCACACGCTGCGGGCCTCCTACTCGGTGGGAGCCGCCGTGCCATTGCTGCGCGGAGCCACCGCAACCGCACTGCTCTCACGGATGCCGCCCGCCGCGCGCGGCTCCATCCTCGAGCACTACAACGTCCCGGCCGCGCAGCGGGCGGACATCGAATCCGCCTGCGCCCAGGCACAAGCCGACGGGTATGCGGTCAGCACGGGAGAACTGGACCCGGGCATCTGGGGAGTCAGCGTGCCGGTGCCCGATGGCAGAGGCCAACTGGCGGGCACGCTCACGCTGATGGCCCCCAGCGAGCGAAGCGGCCACAGGGAAGAAGAACTGATTGAACTTGTCCGCGGCACCGCGGACGCCTTGAGCGAAGGAATGCAATGA
- a CDS encoding metal-dependent hydrolase family protein: MSTILFTNVNILDSTGAQPFLGEVLIVEERIAEVRPGTGNLPREGAQVIDGRGQTLMSGLCDAHTHFTWNDGDLNGLETMQVEEHLLHTVQSAKAYIDYGYTMCFGAASAKKRLDVVVRNAINAGDIPGPRYLANGQEVATTAGDLVPGITQIADGVEEMRKVVRETIGLGVDQIKLSISGEEITGSKAATDTYITEEELQVAVDEAHRRHVRVCTHARSRDSVIISLKTGVDMIYHASYIDDEGMDMLEAAKDRVFVAPAINWLVATLHDAEAFGYSHEAAEQAGYARELDIAVKAIREMRRRGIRVLPGGDYGFAWTPRGTYARDLDHFVKLFGYTEMEAIIAATALGGELFQKPNELGKVLPGFYADLILVDGNPLEDITILQDLTKLTAVMKNGEFHREPVDHVVSNPETADLAMSRN, translated from the coding sequence ATGTCAACAATCCTCTTCACCAACGTCAATATCCTCGACAGCACCGGAGCCCAGCCCTTCCTCGGCGAAGTGCTCATCGTGGAGGAACGCATCGCGGAAGTCCGCCCCGGCACCGGCAACCTGCCGCGCGAAGGTGCACAGGTCATCGACGGCCGCGGCCAGACCCTCATGTCCGGGTTGTGTGATGCGCACACCCACTTCACCTGGAACGACGGGGACCTCAACGGGCTGGAAACCATGCAGGTCGAAGAACACCTGCTCCACACCGTCCAATCCGCCAAGGCCTACATCGACTACGGCTACACGATGTGTTTCGGCGCCGCCAGCGCCAAGAAGCGCCTTGACGTCGTGGTCCGCAACGCCATCAACGCCGGCGATATTCCCGGCCCCCGGTACCTGGCCAACGGGCAGGAAGTCGCCACCACCGCCGGCGACCTCGTCCCCGGCATCACCCAGATCGCCGACGGGGTCGAGGAGATGCGCAAGGTAGTCCGCGAAACCATTGGACTGGGCGTGGACCAGATCAAGCTAAGCATCTCCGGCGAGGAAATCACCGGTTCCAAGGCCGCCACCGACACCTACATCACCGAAGAGGAACTCCAGGTCGCCGTCGATGAGGCCCACCGCCGCCACGTGCGGGTCTGCACCCATGCCCGGAGCCGCGATTCGGTCATCATCTCCTTGAAGACCGGCGTGGACATGATCTACCACGCCTCCTACATCGACGACGAGGGCATGGACATGCTCGAGGCCGCCAAGGACCGTGTCTTTGTGGCCCCGGCCATCAACTGGCTGGTCGCCACGCTCCATGACGCCGAGGCCTTCGGCTACTCGCATGAGGCCGCAGAACAAGCCGGCTACGCCCGCGAACTCGACATCGCCGTCAAGGCCATCCGGGAGATGCGCCGCCGCGGAATCCGTGTCCTGCCGGGAGGGGACTACGGATTCGCTTGGACCCCGCGGGGCACCTACGCCCGGGACCTGGACCACTTCGTCAAGCTCTTCGGCTACACCGAAATGGAAGCCATCATCGCCGCCACCGCCCTGGGTGGGGAACTGTTCCAAAAGCCCAACGAACTCGGCAAGGTCCTGCCCGGCTTCTACGCCGACCTGATCCTGGTCGACGGCAACCCGCTCGAAGACATCACCATCCTGCAGGACCTCACCAAGCTCACTGCAGTCATGAAAAACGGTGAGTTCCACCGCGAACCGGTGGACCACGTCGTCTCGAACCCGGAAACCGCCGACCTGGCCATGTCCCGGAACTGA
- a CDS encoding NADPH-dependent F420 reductase, whose protein sequence is MTTIGIIGAGHIGSQIARKAVQLGYDVVIGNSRGPETLAELVAELGPRARAATAAQAGEAADFAVVTIPLKNYKALPAQTLAGKVVIDTINYYWERDGHIDALDGGVATTSGLVQEHLADSKVAKGFNHILAADIATTGSAACTENRRALATASDHEDAAALVTRLYEEFGFDTVQIGPLAESWRVERDRPAYGVRQNAAELKANLAKAQRVV, encoded by the coding sequence ATGACTACCATCGGAATCATCGGAGCAGGGCACATCGGATCGCAGATCGCACGCAAGGCCGTGCAGCTGGGATACGACGTGGTCATCGGCAACTCGCGCGGGCCGGAAACCCTCGCGGAACTGGTGGCCGAACTGGGGCCGCGCGCACGCGCGGCCACCGCGGCACAGGCGGGGGAGGCGGCCGACTTTGCCGTCGTGACCATCCCGCTGAAGAACTACAAGGCTCTACCCGCCCAAACGCTGGCGGGCAAGGTCGTGATCGACACCATCAACTACTACTGGGAGCGTGACGGCCACATCGACGCGCTGGATGGGGGCGTGGCCACGACCTCGGGCCTGGTCCAGGAGCACCTGGCCGACTCGAAGGTCGCCAAGGGCTTCAACCACATCCTCGCGGCGGACATCGCCACCACAGGTTCGGCGGCCTGCACCGAGAACCGCAGGGCGCTGGCCACGGCCAGCGACCACGAGGACGCCGCGGCGTTGGTGACCCGGCTGTACGAAGAATTCGGGTTCGACACCGTGCAGATCGGCCCGCTGGCCGAGAGCTGGCGGGTGGAACGCGACCGCCCGGCCTACGGGGTGCGGCAGAATGCGGCAGAGCTGAAAGCGAACCTGGCCAAGGCCCAGCGGGTCGTATAG
- a CDS encoding D-2-hydroxyacid dehydrogenase family protein — translation MRIAVLDDYQNVARTLADWDSLPGEVVFFTAFLGHEDYAVTAALRDFDVVVAMRERTPFTAARLADLPNLKLLVTTGMRNASIDLDAARELGITVCGTAGSASAAVEHTWALILAAARRLDVELFSTDRPRATDQPWQQTLGTGLSGKTLGVYGLGRLGSQVARIGQAFGMHVIAHSQNLTAERAAGVGAEPVSKDELFSRSDVLTIHLKLSERTTGAVGVEELALMQPGSILVNTSRSAIVDADALVSALDTGAPALAAIDVFDTEPLPAGDRLAHTPGVIATPHLGYVTEEQFRIFYAGAAEDIAAWAAGTPVNLLA, via the coding sequence ATGCGCATTGCCGTCCTTGATGATTACCAAAACGTTGCCCGCACCCTCGCCGACTGGGACTCGCTGCCCGGTGAGGTCGTTTTCTTCACCGCGTTCCTTGGACACGAGGACTACGCCGTCACCGCTGCCCTGCGGGACTTCGATGTGGTGGTGGCGATGCGCGAGCGCACGCCGTTTACCGCCGCACGGTTGGCCGACTTGCCGAACCTCAAACTGCTGGTCACCACCGGGATGCGCAACGCCTCCATCGACCTGGACGCGGCGCGGGAACTGGGTATCACGGTGTGCGGCACCGCGGGAAGCGCGTCGGCCGCGGTGGAACACACCTGGGCGCTGATCCTGGCCGCCGCCCGCCGCCTGGATGTGGAGCTGTTCTCCACCGACCGACCGCGTGCCACCGACCAGCCCTGGCAGCAAACCCTGGGCACCGGGCTGTCCGGCAAGACCCTCGGGGTCTACGGCCTGGGCAGGCTGGGAAGCCAGGTCGCCCGGATCGGGCAGGCCTTCGGGATGCACGTGATCGCCCACAGCCAGAACCTCACGGCCGAACGCGCCGCAGGGGTCGGGGCCGAACCGGTGTCGAAGGATGAGTTGTTCTCGCGCAGCGACGTGCTCACCATCCACCTGAAACTCTCCGAACGCACCACCGGCGCGGTGGGAGTCGAAGAACTTGCCTTGATGCAGCCCGGTTCGATCCTGGTGAACACCTCGCGCAGCGCCATCGTCGATGCGGACGCCCTAGTTTCCGCCCTGGACACGGGAGCCCCGGCACTGGCGGCCATCGACGTTTTTGATACCGAACCACTTCCCGCCGGCGACCGGCTGGCGCACACGCCCGGGGTGATCGCCACCCCGCACCTGGGCTACGTGACCGAGGAACAGTTCAGGATCTTCTACGCGGGAGCGGCCGAGGACATCGCAGCTTGGGCGGCGGGGACGCCGGTCAACCTGCTGGCCTGA